DNA sequence from the Verrucomicrobiota bacterium genome:
CGGTTTCAGCGTCCCGTAAACAAAAACACGCAGATCGGAAAACCAATCCCCTTTCTTGGAAAGCTCCATTCTCACTCATCCTTTGTTCATGGACCTCTTTCAGCAAGACCGCATCTTCCGAAGAGAAGAGAGCCACCATTTTCAAGCTCCATTATTACAGCCGATGAGTGAGCACTTTTATGGCCCCCGGAACAGAGTTCCGAGGCTACAAAAAATGAGAGTCAGACTACAAACCTACCTATTCCTGAGCGCGTTTGGCCGTTGCACACTCAGTGGAAATGAAAGAAATTTTCCCCATGAAAGCTTCCGACCTGTTCGACCTCTTACCGGATCATCCTTTTTCGGACTGGTTCCCACTCGACGAGGCACCTTGGAAGTGGCTACCGAGAATCAAAGAGGTTCTCAAAAGTGTAGAGAGCCGACTTCCGGAGAACATCCCCTCCGGGTTTCATATAGAGGGTCCGGTATTCTTCGAAGGAAATGCAAAACTGCCCCCTTTTGGAGCCATCACGGGACCTGCGTGGATTGGAGATGGGTGCGAACTCCGTCCAGGAGTATTCGTTCGTGGAAACGTAATCGCCGGGCGCGAGTGTGTCTTGGGCAATTCCTGTGAATACAAGAACTGTCTCCTCCTAGACAAAGTCCAGACCCCTCATTACAACTACATTGGAGACTCCGTTTTAGGTCATCATGCCCATCTCGGCGCAGGAGCAATCCTTTCAAACCTCAGGTTTGACCAGAAATCGGTTACCGCTCGGACTCCCGAAGGATCGGTGGAAAGCGGACTACGCAAGTTCGGAGCTATTCTTGCCGACGGAGCCGAGGCGGGATGCAACGTGGTGCTGCAACCTGGAACCATCCTGGACCGGAACTCCGCTGTAGCACCCGGGCTTGCCTATGGAGGATTTCTCGAAGCGGAAAAGATCGCCTACTGGAAGCCAAGTCTTCATCGAGTCCACCGCAAGGTTTTGGAGCGGTAGAGAACGCGAAGAACGAGCGGATAGAAGGCCAAAAGCCGACCAGCTGCTGCACGTCTATTAAAGGCTGTCACCGAAAGACGGGTCTAGTTACAAGCGCGGGGTATCGGGCTAATCGCACCGATGCGGACTGAAGTCCGCGCTCCATTGTGGTGGTCTAGAGGAGCGCGGACTTCAGTCCGCTCCGTTGGAGTGGTTTGGTTTCCATAATACCCCGTGGCTCCAATTGCACCCAGAAAACGAACCCCTTCTCCTTTTTCCTTGAACTTGCTCACCAGCAGTCTACTTTCATCGGTTTTCCTCATCTAAAACACTCACTCAACACTGTAAGAAACTCAGTTTCTCCCCTCTCGTAGAAGGGCTTTGAACCATGAATATCACACCAAAAGA
Encoded proteins:
- a CDS encoding UDP-N-acetylglucosamine diphosphorylase — translated: MKASDLFDLLPDHPFSDWFPLDEAPWKWLPRIKEVLKSVESRLPENIPSGFHIEGPVFFEGNAKLPPFGAITGPAWIGDGCELRPGVFVRGNVIAGRECVLGNSCEYKNCLLLDKVQTPHYNYIGDSVLGHHAHLGAGAILSNLRFDQKSVTARTPEGSVESGLRKFGAILADGAEAGCNVVLQPGTILDRNSAVAPGLAYGGFLEAEKIAYWKPSLHRVHRKVLER